A section of the Methanosarcina mazei S-6 genome encodes:
- a CDS encoding Mov34/MPN/PAD-1 family protein, producing MQVKGIARDTLDFILEASRSMAPEEFAGLLQEKDGIITEVLILPGTESSDTSAVLRLYMMPNMKATGSVHSHPGHNRSPSEADLHLFSKTGNCHIIVGKPYSRQSWTCYDRKGKIRDLPVLNIEFEEDEEI from the coding sequence ATGCAGGTAAAAGGAATTGCCCGTGATACCCTTGATTTTATCCTTGAAGCCAGCAGGTCAATGGCTCCCGAAGAGTTTGCCGGACTTTTGCAGGAAAAGGACGGAATAATTACCGAGGTGCTTATCCTTCCCGGAACTGAATCAAGTGATACAAGCGCAGTTCTAAGGCTTTACATGATGCCAAACATGAAAGCAACAGGTTCTGTCCACAGCCATCCCGGGCACAACAGGAGTCCCTCTGAAGCCGACCTTCATCTCTTTTCGAAAACAGGAAACTGCCATATCATAGTGGGCAAACCTTACAGCAGGCAAAGCTGGACCTGCTATGACAGGAAAGGAAAGATAAGAGATCTTCCTGTCCTTAATATAGAGTTTGAAGAGGACGAGGAGATTTGA
- a CDS encoding NAD(P)-dependent malic enzyme, with translation MVSDPDGGLNEKTEKNSEYNSQKASGQGTEKDIEPDDGTHASLYQESLAMHRRLGGVLEVASKVRLRTIHDLGVAYTPGVAEPCRKIRENRDLAYLYTLKKNTVAVVTDGSAVLGLGNIGPYAALPIMEGKAIIFKEFAGIDAFPICLGTQDTEEVIKAVKNMAPAFGGINLEDISAPRCFEIEARLREELEIPVLHDDQHGTAIVVFAGLLNALKIVKKDLAELKIVISGLGAAGVAILKFLVRAGANPAKILACDSQGIVYEGREKGMNTIKDEISRITNPERLKGELKEVFPGADLFIGVSVGGIVTGSMVRSMAKDAIVMAMANPVPEIMPEAAKRAGARIVATGRSDFPNQLNNCLSFPGIFKGALGTCARKITPEMEMAAAHALANVVTSGELSEDHIIPDPLDKHVVPAVAKAVASASLESCAARKRLEETF, from the coding sequence TTGGTTTCAGACCCTGATGGAGGTCTGAATGAAAAGACTGAGAAAAACTCTGAATATAATTCACAAAAAGCCTCCGGGCAGGGAACTGAAAAGGATATTGAACCAGATGATGGCACACATGCTTCACTTTATCAGGAATCGCTTGCAATGCACAGGAGACTTGGAGGTGTACTTGAAGTTGCAAGCAAAGTCCGCCTCCGTACAATTCATGACCTCGGCGTTGCTTATACTCCCGGAGTTGCCGAACCCTGCCGGAAAATCAGGGAAAACCGGGACCTTGCTTACCTTTATACCCTCAAGAAAAATACAGTTGCTGTGGTGACTGACGGGTCAGCTGTACTCGGGCTTGGGAACATTGGCCCTTATGCGGCTCTACCTATTATGGAAGGAAAAGCTATAATCTTTAAAGAATTTGCCGGAATAGACGCTTTTCCTATCTGCCTGGGCACTCAGGACACAGAAGAGGTTATAAAAGCTGTAAAAAACATGGCTCCGGCATTTGGAGGGATCAATCTTGAAGACATCAGTGCCCCCCGCTGTTTTGAAATCGAAGCAAGGCTCAGGGAAGAGCTTGAAATCCCTGTTCTCCATGACGATCAGCACGGTACAGCCATTGTCGTATTTGCCGGGCTCCTTAATGCCCTTAAAATTGTAAAAAAGGATCTGGCAGAACTAAAAATAGTAATCTCAGGGCTCGGGGCTGCCGGGGTTGCAATTTTAAAGTTCCTTGTCCGGGCGGGAGCAAATCCTGCAAAAATCCTTGCCTGCGACAGCCAGGGAATTGTGTATGAAGGCAGGGAAAAGGGCATGAACACTATCAAGGACGAAATCTCCAGGATTACGAACCCTGAGAGGTTAAAAGGAGAGCTCAAAGAAGTTTTTCCGGGGGCTGACCTGTTTATAGGGGTCTCGGTTGGAGGGATAGTAACCGGGAGCATGGTCCGCTCCATGGCTAAAGATGCAATAGTGATGGCTATGGCAAACCCTGTTCCTGAGATCATGCCCGAGGCTGCAAAAAGGGCTGGGGCAAGAATTGTTGCTACAGGCAGGTCGGATTTCCCAAATCAGCTGAACAACTGCCTGAGTTTCCCTGGAATCTTTAAAGGAGCTCTCGGAACCTGTGCAAGGAAGATAACCCCTGAAATGGAAATGGCAGCAGCCCATGCCCTTGCAAATGTTGTGACTTCAGGCGAGCTTTCGGAAGACCATATAATCCCTGACCCTCTTGACAAACACGTGGTCCCTGCAGTTGCAAAAGCGGTTGCATCCGCTTCCCTTGAAAGCTGTGCGGCAAGAAAAAGACTCGAAGAGACTTTCTGA
- a CDS encoding indolepyruvate oxidoreductase subunit beta, which produces MKDEGTISERTAEGTKRPAGMKYDILIAGVGGQGVVLASRILALSAMKAGFRVSTAETIGMSQREGSVSSHVRIGDEISGSLIPEGKADLLIGLEPAETIRNLPFLKEGGKIIVNSHAIPPASKPPGSPEYNPGALLSYLKTGFPDFFCLDFTRLAEEAGTYRAANVAMIGAAAGMGILPFSKEIVLALMEAEIPEKHRAVNRAAFEEAVKKIKLISTSQDGKQKVKSNV; this is translated from the coding sequence ATGAAGGACGAAGGAACAATCTCTGAAAGAACTGCGGAAGGGACAAAAAGACCTGCAGGAATGAAATACGATATCCTTATTGCAGGGGTCGGAGGGCAGGGGGTTGTGCTTGCTTCCCGAATTCTTGCACTTTCTGCAATGAAAGCCGGGTTCCGTGTGAGTACTGCCGAAACCATAGGCATGTCCCAGAGGGAGGGTTCTGTGAGCAGCCATGTCAGGATAGGAGACGAGATTTCAGGTTCCCTTATCCCGGAAGGGAAGGCAGACCTGCTCATAGGGCTTGAACCCGCAGAAACCATAAGGAATCTCCCGTTCCTGAAAGAAGGCGGAAAAATAATAGTAAACTCTCATGCCATACCACCTGCATCAAAGCCTCCCGGAAGCCCTGAATATAATCCCGGGGCTCTGCTGTCTTACCTGAAAACAGGGTTTCCTGATTTCTTCTGCCTGGATTTCACGAGGCTTGCAGAAGAAGCAGGGACATACAGAGCTGCCAATGTTGCAATGATTGGAGCGGCTGCGGGTATGGGCATATTACCTTTTTCAAAAGAAATCGTCCTGGCATTAATGGAAGCTGAAATTCCTGAAAAACACAGGGCTGTAAACAGGGCTGCTTTTGAAGAAGCTGTCAAAAAAATCAAGCTAATCTCCACGTCTCAGGACGGGAAACAGAAGGTGAAATCAAATGTATGA
- a CDS encoding class I SAM-dependent methyltransferase has protein sequence MSEIKRKFDAVSGKYDEQRRKFIPCFDDFYGVSVSIASVDTENPDILDLGAGTGLLSAFLMEKYPEATFTLVDMSEKMLEIAKNRFRGNLKVKYIEADYSKYDFEEKYDMVVSALSIHHLEDEDKKELYKRSYSILKESGIFINADLVHGETAFIENLNKTIWRQYVENSGLTEEEIAAGYERSKLDKDIEMNQQLNWLKEAGFRDVSCIYKYYQFAVMFGRKTV, from the coding sequence ATGAGCGAAATTAAGAGAAAGTTTGATGCTGTTTCAGGAAAGTATGATGAACAGAGAAGGAAGTTTATACCGTGCTTCGATGATTTTTATGGAGTATCCGTGTCCATAGCATCGGTGGATACGGAAAACCCTGATATACTGGACCTGGGCGCTGGAACTGGACTTTTATCGGCATTTTTGATGGAAAAATATCCTGAGGCAACGTTTACCCTCGTTGACATGTCGGAAAAAATGCTTGAAATTGCAAAAAACAGGTTCAGGGGCAATTTAAAAGTAAAATATATTGAAGCAGATTATTCAAAATACGATTTCGAAGAAAAATATGATATGGTAGTTTCAGCCTTATCCATCCACCATCTTGAAGATGAGGATAAAAAAGAGCTTTACAAAAGAAGCTATTCCATTCTTAAAGAAAGCGGGATTTTTATTAATGCGGATCTGGTACACGGAGAAACTGCTTTCATAGAAAACCTGAATAAGACAATCTGGAGACAGTATGTCGAAAATAGCGGCCTGACAGAAGAGGAAATAGCTGCTGGCTATGAAAGGTCAAAGCTTGATAAAGATATAGAAATGAATCAGCAGCTTAACTGGCTTAAAGAAGCAGGTTTCCGTGATGTGAGCTGTATTTACAAATATTACCAGTTTGCAGTGATGTTCGGGAGAAAAACTGTGTAA
- the iorA gene encoding indolepyruvate ferredoxin oxidoreductase subunit alpha: MTEKKLLMGNEAIAFGAIEAGVQVVTGYPGTPSTEALETIARHAEKCGVYAEWSSNEKVALETAAGAAYSGAKALVTMKQVGLNVASDPLMSLTYIGVKGALVLLVADDPGPHSSQTEQDTRSFGHFANIPVLDPASPQEAYELTKLAFEISHQFEVPVILRTTTRVSHSSGDVELLNSEPSPVEAFCEGFTKDRRWTIFPRLTAERHPWLENVQVQLSDLFSELKYNSVSGSGKIGIMASGVSALYVKEAVKGFEELFTLFRVGTVYPFPEKAALSFLKGIEKLIVVEELDPYLEEQALQLIGRAHLPADVYGKKNGFFPVSGEYNVDIIIDCINKVLAELGETSRLSHSAPAIPRSGLPPLPVRAPTLCAGCMHRTVFYAFKQASKQLKKDFQVETIFSGDIGCYTLGNAHPLNMVDTCLCMGAGMSIAGGLSRANPGVKQVAFIGDSTFFHSGIPAVINAVYNGSDVTLAVLDNRTTAMTGHQTHPGIGVTVLGSPSKAVDISDVIRSCGVELVRSVDIDSLENSLEGCIEAAKEAVEFKGPSAVVFKGKCVGITKPVIRFEIDTESCTGCGLCVKQLGCPALFLPAGEEKPVIQDSCSGCGLCAQVCPSGAIIETGVKK; this comes from the coding sequence TTGACTGAAAAAAAACTGTTAATGGGTAATGAAGCCATTGCATTTGGAGCTATAGAAGCAGGAGTCCAGGTAGTTACAGGGTATCCCGGCACACCCTCGACCGAAGCTCTGGAAACGATTGCCCGGCACGCCGAAAAATGCGGGGTCTATGCCGAGTGGTCGAGCAACGAAAAAGTTGCACTGGAAACGGCTGCAGGGGCGGCTTACTCCGGAGCAAAGGCTCTTGTGACAATGAAGCAGGTTGGTTTGAATGTTGCATCCGATCCCCTTATGAGCCTGACCTATATCGGAGTAAAAGGTGCTCTTGTCCTGCTTGTCGCAGACGACCCGGGACCCCATTCTTCCCAGACCGAACAGGACACAAGGTCTTTCGGGCATTTTGCAAATATACCCGTCCTTGACCCTGCAAGTCCTCAGGAAGCTTACGAGCTTACAAAGCTGGCTTTCGAAATTTCACACCAGTTTGAAGTCCCCGTCATCCTCAGGACCACAACAAGGGTTTCCCACAGCAGTGGGGATGTTGAACTTTTAAATTCCGAACCTTCCCCTGTTGAAGCTTTCTGTGAAGGTTTTACAAAGGACAGGCGCTGGACGATATTTCCAAGGCTCACTGCAGAGCGTCACCCCTGGCTTGAAAATGTGCAGGTACAGCTTTCGGACCTCTTTTCTGAGCTTAAGTACAATTCCGTTTCCGGAAGCGGGAAAATAGGGATCATGGCTTCAGGGGTTTCAGCCCTCTATGTAAAGGAAGCTGTAAAGGGTTTTGAAGAGCTTTTCACTCTCTTCCGGGTCGGGACAGTTTATCCTTTTCCTGAAAAGGCAGCCCTTTCTTTCTTAAAGGGGATCGAAAAACTGATAGTGGTCGAAGAACTTGACCCTTACCTTGAAGAACAGGCACTCCAGCTCATAGGAAGGGCTCATCTGCCTGCTGATGTTTACGGAAAAAAGAACGGCTTTTTCCCGGTGAGCGGAGAGTATAACGTTGATATTATCATTGACTGCATAAACAAAGTGCTTGCAGAACTTGGGGAAACTTCTCGACTATCCCATTCTGCCCCTGCAATTCCCAGAAGTGGGCTCCCGCCTCTGCCAGTCCGGGCTCCAACCCTCTGTGCCGGCTGCATGCACAGGACTGTTTTTTATGCTTTCAAGCAGGCTTCAAAGCAGCTTAAAAAGGATTTTCAGGTCGAGACTATTTTTTCCGGGGATATCGGCTGCTATACCCTCGGAAACGCACACCCTCTCAATATGGTTGACACCTGCCTCTGCATGGGGGCGGGCATGAGCATCGCAGGAGGCCTTTCCCGTGCGAATCCCGGGGTTAAGCAGGTGGCTTTCATAGGGGACTCGACCTTTTTCCATTCAGGCATCCCGGCTGTGATAAATGCGGTTTACAATGGATCCGATGTTACCCTTGCAGTCCTTGACAACCGCACGACTGCCATGACAGGACACCAGACTCATCCGGGAATCGGAGTTACCGTACTTGGAAGCCCGTCAAAAGCCGTTGACATCTCCGATGTGATACGGAGCTGTGGGGTTGAACTTGTAAGGTCCGTGGACATAGACAGCCTGGAAAATAGCCTTGAAGGCTGCATTGAGGCAGCAAAAGAAGCCGTGGAATTTAAAGGTCCTTCCGCAGTCGTGTTTAAAGGAAAATGCGTGGGGATTACAAAACCCGTAATACGCTTCGAAATTGATACTGAAAGCTGTACAGGCTGCGGGCTCTGTGTAAAGCAGCTCGGCTGCCCTGCTCTTTTCCTTCCTGCGGGAGAAGAAAAGCCTGTCATCCAGGACAGCTGCAGCGGCTGCGGGCTCTGTGCACAGGTCTGTCCTTCAGGAGCCATAATAGAAACCGGGGTGAAGAAATGA
- a CDS encoding mechanosensitive ion channel family protein yields the protein METLETLDTLNNSTLDAIETPDSIAENISYLDRVLQNTFTWFSENLDTMLFVIFIGMATILAARTINNFLTRYYERASSRLHIDITTFRMFRHIVVAAVYFIGLVVVIFHIPSLRSLSIAMLSGAGLAGIVIGFAAQNTLSNIIAGIALALFQPFRVGDRLTIMNEFGKVTDINLRHTVILTWDNRRLIIPNSVISSEAIVNWTIEDPAVIWPLDVGISYDSDISLAKKIMVEEARKHPKVMTPQILEYSVVKPGLLKSETFANGLMNPSVLHAVDPDFRERGQVKVYVTEFGDSAINLRVNMWFKDRSDAYGAGCEIREAIKKRFDDEGIEIPYPYRTIVYKTDIENEKISKKPSPAEEAKKVSGEQAN from the coding sequence ATGGAAACCCTTGAAACCCTGGATACATTAAATAACAGTACCCTGGATGCGATAGAAACCCCTGATTCTATTGCAGAAAATATATCCTATTTAGACAGAGTACTGCAGAATACATTCACATGGTTCTCGGAAAACCTGGATACGATGTTATTCGTTATTTTTATAGGAATGGCAACCATCCTTGCCGCAAGAACCATAAACAACTTTTTGACGAGATATTATGAGAGAGCAAGCAGCCGACTGCATATTGATATCACAACTTTCAGGATGTTCAGACACATAGTGGTTGCAGCAGTCTATTTTATAGGACTGGTTGTTGTAATATTCCATATCCCAAGCCTGCGCAGTCTCTCGATAGCGATGTTATCAGGTGCCGGGCTCGCTGGAATAGTAATCGGTTTTGCAGCCCAGAACACTCTGAGCAATATTATTGCAGGGATTGCCCTTGCTCTATTCCAACCTTTCAGGGTCGGAGACAGGCTAACTATTATGAACGAATTCGGAAAGGTTACGGACATTAACCTCAGACATACTGTAATTCTAACATGGGATAACAGGCGCCTTATCATCCCCAATTCAGTAATCAGCAGCGAGGCAATAGTTAACTGGACAATAGAAGACCCTGCAGTTATCTGGCCATTAGATGTAGGGATCAGCTATGACTCGGACATCAGCCTGGCAAAGAAAATAATGGTCGAAGAAGCCAGAAAGCATCCCAAGGTTATGACTCCCCAGATCCTGGAGTACAGCGTTGTGAAACCCGGTTTACTTAAATCCGAGACTTTTGCAAACGGGCTCATGAACCCGTCCGTACTCCATGCTGTAGACCCGGATTTCAGGGAAAGAGGGCAGGTTAAAGTATACGTGACAGAGTTTGGAGATTCTGCAATTAATCTTCGCGTGAATATGTGGTTTAAGGACAGGAGTGACGCATACGGTGCGGGGTGCGAAATCAGGGAAGCAATCAAAAAGCGTTTTGACGATGAAGGCATTGAAATTCCCTATCCTTACAGGACCATTGTGTACAAAACAGATATTGAAAATGAAAAGATCTCTAAAAAACCTTCCCCGGCAGAAGAAGCCAAAAAGGTCTCGGGAGAACAGGCTAACTGA
- a CDS encoding phenylacetate--CoA ligase family protein — MYEATLESELDPDVQLYNPKLSEEDTLAKLKDLLKRVVQGSPFYQKKFREANVDIEKIKSLEDLKLLPFTHKEELRDAYPLGLQAVPDSAVVRIHSSSGTTGKPVIIPYTRNDVDTWAELMMRCYMLAGLTNQDRIQITPGYGLWTAGIGFQLGAERLGAMAIPTGPGNTEKQLEMLVDLKTTALASTSSYALLLAEEIEKRGLKDRIHLRTGVIGSERWSEKMRSRIENELGIETFDIYGLTEIYGPGIALDCSYHEGMHYWSDNLLFEIIDPITGEQLPDGTLGELVITTLTKEGAPLIRYRTRDLTRIIPGLCKCGCPFPRIDRILGRSDDRIKFKAVNIYPGQIEDIIQKVPGVSSEYQILLTRKDGRDSMTFRVEIEGAEDPAKKAKTEKALGKAFKDFIGVTVDIMGVKLGELPRSMKKTKRVIDEREL; from the coding sequence ATGTATGAAGCAACCCTGGAGTCTGAACTCGATCCTGATGTCCAGCTCTACAATCCCAAACTCTCGGAAGAAGATACTCTTGCAAAACTGAAGGACCTGCTTAAACGTGTAGTTCAGGGCAGCCCGTTTTACCAGAAGAAATTCAGGGAAGCAAACGTGGACATAGAAAAAATAAAGTCTCTCGAAGACCTGAAACTCCTTCCTTTTACTCATAAAGAAGAACTGAGGGATGCATACCCTCTTGGTCTGCAGGCAGTGCCTGACTCTGCGGTTGTCAGGATCCATTCTTCTTCTGGAACTACAGGCAAGCCTGTCATTATTCCCTATACCCGAAACGATGTTGATACCTGGGCAGAGCTTATGATGCGTTGCTATATGCTGGCAGGGCTTACCAACCAGGACAGGATCCAGATAACTCCTGGGTACGGGCTCTGGACTGCAGGGATAGGGTTCCAGCTCGGAGCCGAACGCCTCGGAGCGATGGCGATCCCCACAGGTCCCGGAAATACTGAAAAACAGCTTGAGATGCTTGTGGATCTGAAGACCACGGCTCTTGCAAGCACTTCTTCGTATGCTCTTTTGCTTGCCGAGGAGATCGAAAAACGCGGCTTAAAGGACCGGATCCATCTCCGAACAGGTGTTATCGGATCGGAACGCTGGAGCGAAAAGATGCGCAGCAGAATCGAAAACGAACTTGGAATCGAGACCTTTGACATCTACGGGCTGACAGAAATCTATGGTCCCGGAATTGCCCTTGACTGCTCTTACCATGAAGGTATGCATTACTGGTCTGACAACCTGCTTTTTGAGATCATCGACCCTATAACCGGCGAGCAGCTTCCTGACGGCACCCTTGGAGAACTTGTTATCACCACGCTTACTAAAGAAGGCGCTCCCCTGATCCGCTACAGGACAAGAGATCTGACGCGCATAATCCCGGGGCTATGCAAATGTGGCTGCCCTTTCCCCAGAATAGACAGGATTCTCGGAAGGTCTGATGACCGCATAAAATTCAAGGCTGTAAATATCTATCCCGGACAGATTGAGGATATCATCCAGAAAGTTCCCGGGGTGAGCAGTGAGTACCAGATCCTCCTTACCCGTAAAGACGGCAGGGACAGCATGACTTTCAGGGTTGAAATCGAAGGGGCAGAAGACCCTGCAAAGAAAGCAAAAACTGAAAAAGCCCTTGGAAAAGCGTTCAAGGATTTTATCGGAGTAACTGTGGATATCATGGGCGTGAAGCTTGGGGAGCTTCCAAGAAGCATGAAAAAGACAAAAAGAGTGATTGATGAAAGGGAGCTTTAA